From the Musa acuminata AAA Group cultivar baxijiao chromosome BXJ3-1, Cavendish_Baxijiao_AAA, whole genome shotgun sequence genome, the window CGATCAAACAATGTGTCAACAAAAAAGTAAACAGCGGAAGATCGCGTCTATCGGTATTCCTACTAGAGTAGAAGCATCACCATAAACAAAGACCTACTACTGAAGCCCTTCTTTCGAACCAGAGTTCCCGTTACCGCTTTCCTCCGGTGAAGGGAACAGAACCCCCGGAGGGAGTCGAACGGAGGGGGGGAAGCTGGTGACACAACTCGATCGAAGGTTAAAGGGGAAGTAAGAGGAGGGTAAAAGGGAGTTTGCTcatgaggaggaagagaagcgaagaggaaaagaagaggccGGAGAGAGGTGATCCGAGACGGCAGAGCGGAGCCAGAGCAGCAGGGCTGCAGATATAGACGAGGACGAAACGATTGCATCGGTGGGGCGGGGGATGGTGAAGCCGAGTCCTACGCACCAGTGGGCGTGGGGCATGGGAAAATTCTTTGGGCAAATTCCCCTAAAACACCTccaaaatcttattttttttcccCCAAAAAGCAtcatatttaaagaaaaatatcgtCTCATTATCCACTAACAAGTTTTATCATCTCCttcattaattataaattatattctttataattagttatctttaatattttattttttatatttttaaaaattttaataggatccttatatttacgaaagtaaaatatttaatcttgtttctCCTTATATCATCGATTCTATTAATAAAAATACCATATGTactcaataataaataaaaataaaaaaaattaaatattttattttgataaatatatgGATCGAAATATAACTAATTACATAAGGTAATATATAGTTAACTCCTCTTCGAACGCACTTGTTTCTATTGTTTCCATAGAAAAAGATGTGTGTGAGCTATGGGATAAGAagactaaagaaaaaaaaaagttgaggAGGAGGTAGAGACAAGTTACAATAATGCGATCACGTAAAGGCCAACGtatttttattagaaaattttatttttattagaaaataagatacactttaaaatgAAACAAAAAGAGGTGTTTTACGAAAAGTAATCTAAATTCGGGGCATTTTGGGgaatttactttttatttttatttttcttcgttTAAGAAAAACGCTGTTTTACTAGCAACCGGACACCATCCATGTCAAATAGAAAGACGCCACGTCAGATAATGCGTTACCAAATTAGACTTGGCCTCGTAGATTTGGTGGTGGTAGTTTTGACTTCACATctttctagagagagagagagaggcaattgCTTTGATTCTGTCTCATAGAGCTTCAAACTAGAGCAGTTAAATCCatgaaatttattattattatatatatatatatatacataaattaaATATCTGCTCTTCCATTTGGTCTGTGAGCATTGCAAATAaattaaatctttttaataggaaTAATTTATGTCGAGGCAATTAAATACTGCCATCATCGAACAACCATTGAAATTTAAGCTCATCATGAAGACGACCGTCAGAGGTTGTAAGGTACAAAGATCATCGACGCTTCACCCGATGCCCAAAGAAAACGGGAGATGGAGAAGAAGATCTGATTAAACCCAATAAAAGGGAACAAAATTGCTCGTGATGGAAGCATGAGCTGAGCTTGAGACCATAAATGCCGTCTTGCGGTGAATGGAGAGGATAAAGGTGAATTCCCGGGGGTCTCCGTCAGAAACATCGCCATTGAATTGACTTCTGCACCAGTAGAAACAAACAATGACGACAGGAGAATTCGCAGTGTTCCCAAGATAAAGACGGCTGTCATATCATATTCACCCACCGGAAATCTCCGGTAATTCCCAAGGAGAAGCTGCTGAACGCTTCCACCGACCGGTGAGAACCGCATGACCGGATCTATAGCAAACAGCCAATACCATCACTGACGCTTGACGCCGTCAATTATATTCCCTCTGCAAGGCTTCGAGTCGCACCATGGAGAACCTCGACCATACTTCACCGCCGGAAACACGTTTTCTCCTTGCACCGAGTCGTGAATCACTGCATTGCATCAAACAACTTGCTGTTGATCTGGTCGCAGCTGCTCTTCCAGAATCTAAATCAGCTGAGTCGTAGCGCTCGGCATCTGCTCATCAACGCAAAGGAAACTGGAAAAGTTGCAGCATTAGAAATCAGTATGGTAAGTGAAGAAGATATGTTCATGACCTAACAAAGGATTATCTGATGTGATCGCTGTCGAGAGATGCTATTCTTCTAGAGAAGTGACCGAGCTAACAAGCAATGATTCCATTACCTACCTTTGACTTGATGATAACTTGTGATCTCACACTTAGAAGGCATCGAGTGAGCGAGATGAAGCACACATTATTGAGAACCATAATAACTCAGAAATCTGCCAACCTTATCGCATTATGAACTCTACAATGAAGAGTACATATCATCCTTTAACCTTTTGTTCGCAAGAATTATcactcttgaattttcttgacgaTTCTAAGAGAAATACATGTGGGTTCGTGAAGAATTATTTCTAGATGGATTTGGAAGATGATCATAAAGATGGAGATTACTTTTGACTTGTATAAGGTATTGATGTGAGATGTATCATTAATAAATGATGATAAAACAGTAATATTTCGACAATAGTCGATGTCGTTTATTGTCATGAGAACAAGTAGGGTGTACGTTGGGCCAGGGAGTTCTTGGGCATGAGAACGAGATACTCCACTCGTGGATCTCGTTAGGTAGACTATCGATTGCTTGGATGCAGGGAATGGATAGCATCAACTACAACAACACACTGCTTCCAACGTGACGCATGAAACTACATGTTGTGACCACAAAGCACAACAAAGATGTTGGGAGTTAAGATAATGTGCCATTTGAGAAAGACTTGGGGCCATATTAGTGACGATGACAAGCTAACTCTTCTTGGACGTTGTTGGTCTATTGCATCGGCTCAATTTTTCTTGTTAGGTTTACAGTATATAATAGTTAATGGGCGTCTATGACGTCTAACTTGGGTCAGACCTTCAATATCAAATAGATTTTGATGATTCGAGCTAATCACATATTACCttgtaattagttatatttaacaTTTCAACCTTTAATTACATATTtcaatctttatatatatataatataatataatataatataaaaaatgatatttaGCTAATCTTCTACTCGGTCTCATCACCACACGTCTGGTGTTGGGAAGCTTTTGTTTCGTGTGAAGCGGAAAAGAAAGGCTGTCATGTAAAGGAGGGAGAAAGGCACGGTGATTCAAACACCATGGTCACCCTCCGCGCCTTAGTAGGCGCCCAAGTTTGTGCCGCTAAATAGCAAGCCATGAGCAGTATAtataagaggaggaggaagaagacgccaTCATCCCGACCTCAACATCCGTTCTGTACATCAGAACTGCTCCTCTACAAAGAGCCATGACGAAGAAGCCCAGCTCTTCCCTCgtcctcctgctcctcctcctcctcctggttCCCCGGGCCGATGCCACCATCGGCATGTGCGTTCCCACTGCTGCCGCCCATCTCGTCGACCCCGCCTTCCTCGTCAACCTCCTCAAGGCGCACTCCATCTCCATGGTTCGCCTCTTCGCCCCCGTCCCCAGCATCCTCACCGCCTTGAAAGGCACCGGGATCCGGGTCATGGTGGGCGTCGGCAACGACCAGATCGTCCCACTTTCGTTGGGCGGGCAGGACGCCGCCCTCCGCTGGTTGAAGATGCACGTGCTCGCCTTCCTGGACCCCAAGCAGCTCCGCTACCTCGGGGTCGGCAACGAGGTCCTCCACGTCGCCGAAGCTCTGATCATCCCGCACGTGGTGCCCGccatgaacaatcttcacaaggcgCTGCAGCAGCTGGGCCTCGACGGCGCCGTCAAGATCTCGTCGCCTCTCGCCTCCAGCATCCTCGGCGTCTCGATGCCGCCGTCGTCCGGGGCGTTCACCCCCTTATCCCTCCCGCTGGTCCGGCCCATGCTCAAGTTCCTCCAGGACACCGGGTCGCCCCTCATGGTGAACACGTACCCATTCCAAAACTTCATCCAGAATCCCCTCCACCAAGCCCTAAACTTCTTCCTCTTCCACCAAAACGCGCCGCCGGTCAAGGACGACGGGCGGAGCTACACCAACATCTTGGACGTCATCGTGGACGCCCTGGTGGCGGCGATGCAGAGGGAAGGGTTCTCAGGGATCCCGGTGTCGGTGACGGGGACGGGATGGCCGATGCAGGGGAACAACAAAGCCGCGACGCCGGCAAACGCGGCGGCCTTCGTGCATGGAGTGGTGCAGCGGGCGTTGGAAGGCACCGGCACCCCCATGAGGCCGAAGCAGGGGTTGGAGGTCTTCTTGTCAAATATGTTCAACCACCAGAACAACAGTGGGAATGAGACTAATCATGAGGTGCATTTGGGCGTCTTCAATCTCGATGGCACAACGGTCGTCAACGCCACCTTCGGACGTGCGCATTAGAGTCGGTGTCTCCATCGACCGCAGCGCCACAAACAACATCTAAGCTTTCTTCTTTCGTCTTCAATAACTTTAGTGTTCGGAGCCCCTCACTCTTCAAGCATGCAGTGATGGAGACTCGTGATCCAATGCCGAGCGATTAATTTGCTTTCCTACCAAATAAAGATTATTATTGGATTTATTATTTCTCCTTTGCAAACAAAAGATATTGACAGCATATATAAATCGATCAATGTGTTACACAAGCATATAAAATGAA encodes:
- the LOC135628316 gene encoding glucan endo-1,3-beta-glucosidase-like translates to MTKKPSSSLVLLLLLLLLVPRADATIGMCVPTAAAHLVDPAFLVNLLKAHSISMVRLFAPVPSILTALKGTGIRVMVGVGNDQIVPLSLGGQDAALRWLKMHVLAFLDPKQLRYLGVGNEVLHVAEALIIPHVVPAMNNLHKALQQLGLDGAVKISSPLASSILGVSMPPSSGAFTPLSLPLVRPMLKFLQDTGSPLMVNTYPFQNFIQNPLHQALNFFLFHQNAPPVKDDGRSYTNILDVIVDALVAAMQREGFSGIPVSVTGTGWPMQGNNKAATPANAAAFVHGVVQRALEGTGTPMRPKQGLEVFLSNMFNHQNNSGNETNHEVHLGVFNLDGTTVVNATFGRAH